In the Larimichthys crocea isolate SSNF chromosome XXI, L_crocea_2.0, whole genome shotgun sequence genome, one interval contains:
- the washc4 gene encoding WASH complex subunit 4 isoform X1 → MSTSDHSQNHETRHGILLPQFLAAVFWVTCADSMAVETIAHDWEFDRFDDGSQKIHTEVQLKNYSKFLEEYTSQLKGIEEALDDSIGDVWDFTLDPIALKLLPYEQSSLLELIKTDNKVLNKVITVYAALCSEVKKLKYEAESKFYNGLLYYGEGVSDTSVVEGDSQIQMGRFISFFQELSCFVSRCYEVVVNIVHQLAALYNSNKGATKIIESSGVHFQIVYEHLGELLVVLLTLDEIMENHGTLKDHWKMYKRLLKSVHHNPGKFSIPEEKLKPFEKLLLKLEGQLLDGMILQACVEQRFDDPGEGVAVAKNSAFAEEFASNIRTIFTNVESKIGEPSEIDQRDKYAGVCGLFVLHFHIFRSVDKKFFKALLDVCKKVPAVTLTANIIWFPDNFLITKVPAAAKLMDKKSLQSIRVQRDTYLQQRALTLTKDVQSYYVFVTSWMMKMESILSKEHKGDKLAEDLNSRCNVFVQGILYAYSISTIIKTTMNMYMSMQRPMTKTSVKALCRLVELLKAVEHTFHRRSMVVADSVSHITQQLQSQALNAIGIAKKRVISDKKYSEQRLDVLSSLVLAENALSGPSTKERRLVVSLALCVGTQLKTFKDEELLPLQLVLKKLDLISELSERVKLQCDCSFLYWHRAVFPIYLDDVYDNAVDAARIHYMFSALRDSVPSMLHAKHLESCDQLLECYDKEIMDVFNEHLLDKLCKEIEKDLRLSVHTHLKLDDRNPFKVGMKDLAHFFSLKPIRFFNRFIHIKAYVTHYLDKTFYNLTTVALHDWATYSEMRNLATQRYGLTMTEAHLPSQTLEQGLDVLEIMRNIHVFVSRYLYNLNNQIFIEKASNNKHLNTINIRHIANSIRTHGTGIMNTTVNFTYQFLRKKFYIFSQFMYDEHIKSRLIKDIRFFRETKDQSDQKYPFERAEKFNRGIRKLGITPDGQSYLDQFRQLISQIGNAMGYVRMIRSGGLHCCSSAIRFVPDLEDIVNFEELVKEEGLSEETQKAASVLDSVLGDLTSNSAEGTEYFKMLVAVFAPEFRSAKNMHLRNFYMIVPPLTVNFVEHSISCKEKLNKKNKTGAAFTDDGFAMGVAYILKLLDQYLEFDSLHWFQAVRDKYKKEMNAVVKEQNVQSASQDEKLLQTMNLTQKRLDVYLQEFELLHFSLSSARIFFRADKTAAEEIQEKKDKEDAAKAGDASDGSTPNEPASK, encoded by the exons ATGAGCACTAGCGACCATTCACAAAATCATGAGACCCGTCATGGGATTTTGTTGCCCCAGTTTTTAGCAGCAGTGTTTTGGGTCACCTGTGCTGACAGTATGGCGGTGGAAACCATCGCTCATGACTGGGAGTTTGACCGTTTTGACGACGGTTCACAAA aaatacacacagaggtCCAGCTGAAGAACTACAGCAAGTTTCTGGAGGAGTACACGTCCCAGCTGAAGGGCATCGAGGAGGCTCTAGATGACTCGATTGGAGATGTGTGGGACTTCACTCTTGACCCCATCGCCCTGAAG CTTCTCCCGTACGAGCAGTCGTCCTTATTGGAGTTAATTAAGACAGACAAcaag GTTCTGAACAAAGTCATCACAGTTTACGCTGCGCTCTGTAGTGAGGTGAAGAAGCTCAAGTATGAG GCAGAATCCAAATTCTACAATGGCTTATTGTACTATGGAGAGGGAG tgtctgacACCAGTGTTGTTGAAGGAGATTCACAGATTCAGATGGGcagatttatttcattctttcaG GAGCTGTCCTGTTTTGTGTCAAGATGTTATGAAGTGGTGGTCAACATTGTCCATCAGCTGGCTGCCCTCTACAACAGCAACAA GGGTGCAACAAAAATCATTGAGTCGTCAGGTGTCCATTTCCAG ATCGTGTACGAGCATCTCGGGGAGTTGTTAGTGGTTCTGCTCACACTCGATGAGATAATGGAAAATCATGGCACACTGAAAGACCACTGGAAGATGTATAAAAG GTTGTTGAAGTCTGTGCATCATAACCCGGGTAAATTTTCCATTCCTGAAGAGAAATTGAAACCTTTTGAGAAGCTCCTGCTCAAGCTTGAGGGACAGCTGCTGGATGGCATGATACTGCAG GCTTGTGTGGAGCAGAGATTCGATGATCCTGGGGAAGGAGTAGCTGTTGCTAAAAACAGTGCCTTTGCCGAGGAGTTTGCCTCCAATATTCGCACCATCTTCACCAATGTTGAGTCCAAAATAG GTGAACCTTCAGAGATTGACCAGAGAGATAAATATGCTGGGGTCTGTGGTCTCTTTGTGCTTCACTTTCACATCTTCAGGAGTGTTGACAAAAAGTTCTTCAAAGCACTGCTTGATGTCTGTAAAAAG GTTCCAGCTGTCACACTGACTGCAAACATCATCTGGTTTCCCGACAATTTCCTCATCACTAAGGTCCCAGCTGCAGCTAAACTGATGGATAAGAAAAGTCTGCAGAGCATCCGAGTGCAGAGAGACACGTACCTGCAGCAAAGAGCTCTGACACTAACAAA GGATGTTCAGTCCTACTACGTGTTTGTCACTTCctggatgatgaagatggaaTCCATCTTGTCCAAGGAGCATAAAGGTGACAAATTGGCAGAGGACCTTAACAGCAGGTGTAATGTGTTTGTACAG GGCATCCTGTATGCATACAgcatcagcaccatcatcaaaacCACCATGAACATGTACATGTCAATGCAGCGGCCCATGACTAAGACCTCTGTCAAAGCTCTGTGTCGACTGGTTGAGTTGCTcaag GCTGTGGAGCACACATTTCACAGGAGGTCCATGGTTGTAGCAGACTCTGTTTCTCACATCactcagcagctgcagtcgCAGGCCCTCAATGCCATTGGCATCGCCAAA AAAAGGGTGATCTCAGACAAGAAGTATAGCGAGCAACGGCTGGATGTGCTTTCATCTCTGGTGCTGGCAGAAAATGCTTTGAGTGGCCCCAGTACAAAGGAGCGCCGCCTAGTGGTGTCTCTGGCACTGTGTGTCGGCACTCAGCTG AAAACTTTCAAAGACGAGGAGCTGCTTCCGCTGCAGCTCGTGCTGAAGAAGCTGGATCTGATTAGTGAGCTGAGTGAGAG GGTCAAACTGCAGTGTGACTGCAGTTTCCTTTACTGGCACCGAGCTGTGTTTCCCATCTACCTAGATGATGTATATGACAACGCTGTGGATGCAGCAAGAATACAC TACATGTTTAGTGCACTGAGGGACAGTGTGCCTTCCATGTTACACGCCAAACATCTGGAGTCATGTGACCAGCTACTGGAGTGCTACGACAAGGAGATCATGGATGTGTTCAACGAG CACCTCTTGGACAAGCTGTGTAAGGAGATTGAGAAGGACCTGCGTctctctgttcacacacacctgaagctggACGACAGGAATCCTTTCAAAGTCGGCATGAAGGACCTGGCCCACTTCTTTTCCCTCAAACCCATCCGATTCTTCAACCGCTTCATTCATATCAAAG CCTACGTGACCCACTATCTGGATAAAACCTTCTACAACCTAACCACCGTTGCTCTGCATGACTGGGCCACATACAGTGAGATGAGAAACCTCGCTACGCAGCGTTATGGACTTACAATGACGGAGGCGCACCTGCCCAGCCAGACCCTGGAGCAG GGATTGGACGTTCTGGAGATCATGAGAAACATACATGTTTTTGTCTCACGCTACCTTTATAACCTCAACAATCAG ATCTTCATAGAGAAAGCAAGTAACAATAAACACTTGAACACCATCAACATCCGTCACATCGCCAACTCCATCCGGACCCACGGCACAGGCATCATGAACACCACG GTGAATTTCACCTACCAGTTCCTGCGGAAGAAGTTTTACATCTTTAGCCAGTTCATGTATGACGAGCACATCAAGTCTAGACTCATCAAGGACATCCGCTTCTTCAGAGAAACGAAGGACCAGTCTGATCAGAAG TATCCATTTGAGCGAGCAGAGAAGTTTAACCGCGGCATCAGGAAGCTGGGCATCACTCCTGATGGACAGAGTTACCTGGACCAGTTCCGACAGCTCATCAGCCAGATTG GTAACGCCATGGGCTATGTGCGTATGATCCGTTCTGGAGGCCTCCACTGCTGCAGCAGCGCCATCCG GTTTGTCCCAGACCTGGAGGACATCGTCAATTTTGAAGAgctggtgaaggaggagggacTGTCAGAGGAGACCCAGAAAGCTGCTAG CGTCCTGGATTCAGTGTTGGGAGATCTGACCAGCAACTCTGCCGAGGGGACAGAGTACTTCAAGATGCTAGTGGCGGTGTTTGCGCCTGAGTTTCGCAGTGCCAAGAATATGCACCTGAGGAACTTCTACATGATTGTGCCCCCACTG ACGGTGAATTTTGTGGAGCACTCCATCAGCTGCAAAGAGAAACTcaacaagaagaacaaaactGGAGCTGCTTTCACAGATGATGGCTTTGCTATGG GTGTGGCGTACATCCTAAAGCTGCTGGACCAGTACCTGGAGTTTGACTCCCTGCACTGGTTCCAGGCTGTCAGAGATAAGTACAAGAAAGAGATGAATGCTGTGGTGAAGGAGCAGAACGTCCAGTCTGCCAGCCAGGATGAGAAGTTGCTGCAAACGATGAACCTCACCCAGAAGAGGCTTGATGTTTACCTTCAG GAGTTTGAGCTGCTCCACTTCTCATTAAGCAGTGCACGGATCTTCTTCAGAGCAGACAAGACTGCAGCTGAGGAGATTCAGGAGAAGAAAGATAAAG AAGACGCTGCCAAAGCCGGAGATGCTTCAGATGGCTCGACCCCCAACGAACCTGCCTCAAAGTGA
- the washc4 gene encoding WASH complex subunit 4 isoform X2 translates to MSTSDHSQNHETRHGILLPQFLAAVFWVTCADSMAVETIAHDWEFDRFDDGSQKIHTEVQLKNYSKFLEEYTSQLKGIEEALDDSIGDVWDFTLDPIALKLLPYEQSSLLELIKTDNKVLNKVITVYAALCSEVKKLKYEAESKFYNGLLYYGEGVSDTSVVEGDSQIQMGRFISFFQELSCFVSRCYEVVVNIVHQLAALYNSNKGATKIIESSGVHFQIVYEHLGELLVVLLTLDEIMENHGTLKDHWKMYKRLLKSVHHNPGKFSIPEEKLKPFEKLLLKLEGQLLDGMILQACVEQRFDDPGEGVAVAKNSAFAEEFASNIRTIFTNVESKIGEPSEIDQRDKYAGVCGLFVLHFHIFRSVDKKFFKALLDVCKKVPAVTLTANIIWFPDNFLITKVPAAAKLMDKKSLQSIRVQRDTYLQQRALTLTKDVQSYYVFVTSWMMKMESILSKEHKGDKLAEDLNSRCNVFVQGILYAYSISTIIKTTMNMYMSMQRPMTKTSVKALCRLVELLKAVEHTFHRRSMVVADSVSHITQQLQSQALNAIGIAKKRVISDKKYSEQRLDVLSSLVLAENALSGPSTKERRLVVSLALCVGTQLKTFKDEELLPLQLVLKKLDLISELSERVKLQCDCSFLYWHRAVFPIYLDDVYDNAVDAARIHYMFSALRDSVPSMLHAKHLESCDQLLECYDKEIMDVFNEHLLDKLCKEIEKDLRLSVHTHLKLDDRNPFKVGMKDLAHFFSLKPIRFFNRFIHIKAYVTHYLDKTFYNLTTVALHDWATYSEMRNLATQRYGLTMTEAHLPSQTLEQGLDVLEIMRNIHVFVSRYLYNLNNQIFIEKASNNKHLNTINIRHIANSIRTHGTGIMNTTVNFTYQFLRKKFYIFSQFMYDEHIKSRLIKDIRFFRETKDQSDQKYPFERAEKFNRGIRKLGITPDGQSYLDQFRQLISQIGNAMGYVRMIRSGGLHCCSSAIRFVPDLEDIVNFEELVKEEGLSEETQKAASVLDSVLGDLTSNSAEGTEYFKMLVAVFAPEFRSAKNMHLRNFYMIVPPLTVNFVEHSISCKEKLNKKNKTGAAFTDDGFAMGVAYILKLLDQYLEFDSLHWFQAVRDKYKKEMNAVVKEQNVQSASQDEKLLQTMNLTQKRLDVYLQEFELLHFSLSSARIFFRADKTAAEEIQEKKDKDAAKAGDASDGSTPNEPASK, encoded by the exons ATGAGCACTAGCGACCATTCACAAAATCATGAGACCCGTCATGGGATTTTGTTGCCCCAGTTTTTAGCAGCAGTGTTTTGGGTCACCTGTGCTGACAGTATGGCGGTGGAAACCATCGCTCATGACTGGGAGTTTGACCGTTTTGACGACGGTTCACAAA aaatacacacagaggtCCAGCTGAAGAACTACAGCAAGTTTCTGGAGGAGTACACGTCCCAGCTGAAGGGCATCGAGGAGGCTCTAGATGACTCGATTGGAGATGTGTGGGACTTCACTCTTGACCCCATCGCCCTGAAG CTTCTCCCGTACGAGCAGTCGTCCTTATTGGAGTTAATTAAGACAGACAAcaag GTTCTGAACAAAGTCATCACAGTTTACGCTGCGCTCTGTAGTGAGGTGAAGAAGCTCAAGTATGAG GCAGAATCCAAATTCTACAATGGCTTATTGTACTATGGAGAGGGAG tgtctgacACCAGTGTTGTTGAAGGAGATTCACAGATTCAGATGGGcagatttatttcattctttcaG GAGCTGTCCTGTTTTGTGTCAAGATGTTATGAAGTGGTGGTCAACATTGTCCATCAGCTGGCTGCCCTCTACAACAGCAACAA GGGTGCAACAAAAATCATTGAGTCGTCAGGTGTCCATTTCCAG ATCGTGTACGAGCATCTCGGGGAGTTGTTAGTGGTTCTGCTCACACTCGATGAGATAATGGAAAATCATGGCACACTGAAAGACCACTGGAAGATGTATAAAAG GTTGTTGAAGTCTGTGCATCATAACCCGGGTAAATTTTCCATTCCTGAAGAGAAATTGAAACCTTTTGAGAAGCTCCTGCTCAAGCTTGAGGGACAGCTGCTGGATGGCATGATACTGCAG GCTTGTGTGGAGCAGAGATTCGATGATCCTGGGGAAGGAGTAGCTGTTGCTAAAAACAGTGCCTTTGCCGAGGAGTTTGCCTCCAATATTCGCACCATCTTCACCAATGTTGAGTCCAAAATAG GTGAACCTTCAGAGATTGACCAGAGAGATAAATATGCTGGGGTCTGTGGTCTCTTTGTGCTTCACTTTCACATCTTCAGGAGTGTTGACAAAAAGTTCTTCAAAGCACTGCTTGATGTCTGTAAAAAG GTTCCAGCTGTCACACTGACTGCAAACATCATCTGGTTTCCCGACAATTTCCTCATCACTAAGGTCCCAGCTGCAGCTAAACTGATGGATAAGAAAAGTCTGCAGAGCATCCGAGTGCAGAGAGACACGTACCTGCAGCAAAGAGCTCTGACACTAACAAA GGATGTTCAGTCCTACTACGTGTTTGTCACTTCctggatgatgaagatggaaTCCATCTTGTCCAAGGAGCATAAAGGTGACAAATTGGCAGAGGACCTTAACAGCAGGTGTAATGTGTTTGTACAG GGCATCCTGTATGCATACAgcatcagcaccatcatcaaaacCACCATGAACATGTACATGTCAATGCAGCGGCCCATGACTAAGACCTCTGTCAAAGCTCTGTGTCGACTGGTTGAGTTGCTcaag GCTGTGGAGCACACATTTCACAGGAGGTCCATGGTTGTAGCAGACTCTGTTTCTCACATCactcagcagctgcagtcgCAGGCCCTCAATGCCATTGGCATCGCCAAA AAAAGGGTGATCTCAGACAAGAAGTATAGCGAGCAACGGCTGGATGTGCTTTCATCTCTGGTGCTGGCAGAAAATGCTTTGAGTGGCCCCAGTACAAAGGAGCGCCGCCTAGTGGTGTCTCTGGCACTGTGTGTCGGCACTCAGCTG AAAACTTTCAAAGACGAGGAGCTGCTTCCGCTGCAGCTCGTGCTGAAGAAGCTGGATCTGATTAGTGAGCTGAGTGAGAG GGTCAAACTGCAGTGTGACTGCAGTTTCCTTTACTGGCACCGAGCTGTGTTTCCCATCTACCTAGATGATGTATATGACAACGCTGTGGATGCAGCAAGAATACAC TACATGTTTAGTGCACTGAGGGACAGTGTGCCTTCCATGTTACACGCCAAACATCTGGAGTCATGTGACCAGCTACTGGAGTGCTACGACAAGGAGATCATGGATGTGTTCAACGAG CACCTCTTGGACAAGCTGTGTAAGGAGATTGAGAAGGACCTGCGTctctctgttcacacacacctgaagctggACGACAGGAATCCTTTCAAAGTCGGCATGAAGGACCTGGCCCACTTCTTTTCCCTCAAACCCATCCGATTCTTCAACCGCTTCATTCATATCAAAG CCTACGTGACCCACTATCTGGATAAAACCTTCTACAACCTAACCACCGTTGCTCTGCATGACTGGGCCACATACAGTGAGATGAGAAACCTCGCTACGCAGCGTTATGGACTTACAATGACGGAGGCGCACCTGCCCAGCCAGACCCTGGAGCAG GGATTGGACGTTCTGGAGATCATGAGAAACATACATGTTTTTGTCTCACGCTACCTTTATAACCTCAACAATCAG ATCTTCATAGAGAAAGCAAGTAACAATAAACACTTGAACACCATCAACATCCGTCACATCGCCAACTCCATCCGGACCCACGGCACAGGCATCATGAACACCACG GTGAATTTCACCTACCAGTTCCTGCGGAAGAAGTTTTACATCTTTAGCCAGTTCATGTATGACGAGCACATCAAGTCTAGACTCATCAAGGACATCCGCTTCTTCAGAGAAACGAAGGACCAGTCTGATCAGAAG TATCCATTTGAGCGAGCAGAGAAGTTTAACCGCGGCATCAGGAAGCTGGGCATCACTCCTGATGGACAGAGTTACCTGGACCAGTTCCGACAGCTCATCAGCCAGATTG GTAACGCCATGGGCTATGTGCGTATGATCCGTTCTGGAGGCCTCCACTGCTGCAGCAGCGCCATCCG GTTTGTCCCAGACCTGGAGGACATCGTCAATTTTGAAGAgctggtgaaggaggagggacTGTCAGAGGAGACCCAGAAAGCTGCTAG CGTCCTGGATTCAGTGTTGGGAGATCTGACCAGCAACTCTGCCGAGGGGACAGAGTACTTCAAGATGCTAGTGGCGGTGTTTGCGCCTGAGTTTCGCAGTGCCAAGAATATGCACCTGAGGAACTTCTACATGATTGTGCCCCCACTG ACGGTGAATTTTGTGGAGCACTCCATCAGCTGCAAAGAGAAACTcaacaagaagaacaaaactGGAGCTGCTTTCACAGATGATGGCTTTGCTATGG GTGTGGCGTACATCCTAAAGCTGCTGGACCAGTACCTGGAGTTTGACTCCCTGCACTGGTTCCAGGCTGTCAGAGATAAGTACAAGAAAGAGATGAATGCTGTGGTGAAGGAGCAGAACGTCCAGTCTGCCAGCCAGGATGAGAAGTTGCTGCAAACGATGAACCTCACCCAGAAGAGGCTTGATGTTTACCTTCAG GAGTTTGAGCTGCTCCACTTCTCATTAAGCAGTGCACGGATCTTCTTCAGAGCAGACAAGACTGCAGCTGAGGAGATTCAGGAGAAGAAAGATAAAG ACGCTGCCAAAGCCGGAGATGCTTCAGATGGCTCGACCCCCAACGAACCTGCCTCAAAGTGA
- the cnot2 gene encoding CCR4-NOT transcription complex subunit 2 isoform X1, with product MEVTKGMFGARKKFVEFVEVVDNDFTDESMYYNQSSMFPHRSDKDMLSSPSPSSSGQLSQLGASLYGPQSALGFSVRGMGSNTPQLNRNLTQGTLPPSHITPTTGVPAMSLHTPPSPSRGTLPMNSRNMLNHSQVGQGIGMSGRTNSMGSSGLGSPNRSSPSIICMPKQQPARQPFTINSMSGFGMNRNQAFGMNNSLSSNIFNGTDGSENVTGLDLTDFPALADRSRREGTGNPTPVLNPLAGRAPYVGMVTKPSTEQTQDFSIHNEDFPALPGPNYKDPTLNNDDSKTNLNSTSKSTSNADGPKFPGDKTASAQNNNQKKGIQVLPDGRVTNIPSGMVTDQFGMIGLLTFIRAAETDPGMVHLALGSDLTTLGLNLNSPENLYPKFASPWASSPCRPQDIDFHVPSEYLTNIHIRDKLAAIKLARYGEDLLFYLYYMNGGDLLQLLAAVELFNRDWRYHKEERVWITRAPGMEPTLKTNAYERGTYYFFDCLNWRKVAKEFHLEYDKLEERPHVPTTFNYNPAQQAF from the exons ATGGAG gtGACGAAAGGCATGTTTGGTGCTAGAAAGAAATTTGTAGAGTTTGTCGAGGTTGTCGATAACGACTTTACTGATGAAAGCATGTACTACAACCAGTCCTCGATGTTCCCACATCGGTCGGACAAAGAc ATGCTTTCCTCTCCCTCGCCGTCGTCGTCGGGTCAGCTGTCGCAGCTCGGCGCAAGTTTGTACGGTCCACAAA GTGCACTCGGTTTCTCGGTAAGGGGCATGGGGAGCAATACGCCTCAGTTAAACCGAAATTTAACACAAGGCACGCTACCACCAAGTCATATCACCCCCACGACAGGGGTCCCCGCCATGTCCCTCCATACCCCTCCATCACCAAGCAG GGGGACATTACCGATGAACTCGAGGAACATGCTGAACCACTCTCAGGTCGGTCAAGGCATCGGAATGAGCGGCAGGACCAATAGTATGGGCAGCTCAGGGCTGGGCAGCCCCAACCGCAGCTCGCCCAGTATCATCTGTATGCCCAAACAGCAACCAGCACGCCAGCCATTCACCATAAACAG CATGTCAGGATTTGGTATGAACCGCAATCAGGCTTTTGGGATGAACAATTCATTATCAAGCAACATCTTCAATGGCACAG ATGGGAGTGAGAATGTAACGGGACTGGATCTGACAGACTTCCCCGCGTTAGCAGACAGGAGTCGGAGAGAAGGGACTGGAAACCCAACACCGGTGCTCAACCCACTGGCTGGACGGGCTCCTTATG ttgGCATGGTGACGAAGCCATCAACTGAACAGACACAGGATTTCTCCATCCATAACGAGGACTTCCCTGCACTGCCTGGCCCAAACTATAAGGACCCCACGTTGAACAACGACGACAGCAAAACT aaCTTGAACTCCACGAGCAAGAGCACATCCAATGCAGATGGGCCCAAGTTCCCCGGAGACAAGACGGCCTCAGCACAGAACAACAACCAGAAGAAAGGGATCCAGGTGTTGCCCGATG GTCGGGTGACGAACATTCCCTCAGGAATGGTAACAGACCAATTCGGCATGATTGGCCTGCTGACGTTTATCCGGGCAGCGGAGACTGATCCGGGAATGGTCCATCTGGCACTAGGAAGTGACCTCACGACACTGGGACTCAACTTAAACTCACCAGA AAACTTGTACCCTAAGTTCGCCTCTCCTTGGGCTTCATCACCCTGTCGACCTCAAGACATTG ACTTCCATGTTCCCTCTGAATACTTAACCAATATCCACATAAGGGACAAG TTGGCGGCAATTAAACTGGCTCGATATGGTGAAGACCTGTTGTTCTACTTGTACTACATGAATGGTGGAGACCTACTACAGCTTCTGGCAGCAGTAGAGCT CTTTAACCGGGACTGGAGGTACCACAAAGAAGAGCGGGTTTGGATAACAAGGGCGCCTGGCATGGAGCCTACACTGAAGACCAACGCCTATGAGAGGGGAACCTACTACTTCTTTGATTGTCTTAACTGGAGGAAAGTAGCCAAG GAATTTCATCTGGAGTATGACAAGCTGGAGGAGAGGCCACACGTGCCAACAACATTCAACTACAACCCAGCCCAGCAGGCCTTCTAA
- the cnot2 gene encoding CCR4-NOT transcription complex subunit 2 isoform X2, translating into MFGARKKFVEFVEVVDNDFTDESMYYNQSSMFPHRSDKDMLSSPSPSSSGQLSQLGASLYGPQSALGFSVRGMGSNTPQLNRNLTQGTLPPSHITPTTGVPAMSLHTPPSPSRGTLPMNSRNMLNHSQVGQGIGMSGRTNSMGSSGLGSPNRSSPSIICMPKQQPARQPFTINSMSGFGMNRNQAFGMNNSLSSNIFNGTDGSENVTGLDLTDFPALADRSRREGTGNPTPVLNPLAGRAPYVGMVTKPSTEQTQDFSIHNEDFPALPGPNYKDPTLNNDDSKTNLNSTSKSTSNADGPKFPGDKTASAQNNNQKKGIQVLPDGRVTNIPSGMVTDQFGMIGLLTFIRAAETDPGMVHLALGSDLTTLGLNLNSPENLYPKFASPWASSPCRPQDIDFHVPSEYLTNIHIRDKLAAIKLARYGEDLLFYLYYMNGGDLLQLLAAVELFNRDWRYHKEERVWITRAPGMEPTLKTNAYERGTYYFFDCLNWRKVAKEFHLEYDKLEERPHVPTTFNYNPAQQAF; encoded by the exons ATGTTTGGTGCTAGAAAGAAATTTGTAGAGTTTGTCGAGGTTGTCGATAACGACTTTACTGATGAAAGCATGTACTACAACCAGTCCTCGATGTTCCCACATCGGTCGGACAAAGAc ATGCTTTCCTCTCCCTCGCCGTCGTCGTCGGGTCAGCTGTCGCAGCTCGGCGCAAGTTTGTACGGTCCACAAA GTGCACTCGGTTTCTCGGTAAGGGGCATGGGGAGCAATACGCCTCAGTTAAACCGAAATTTAACACAAGGCACGCTACCACCAAGTCATATCACCCCCACGACAGGGGTCCCCGCCATGTCCCTCCATACCCCTCCATCACCAAGCAG GGGGACATTACCGATGAACTCGAGGAACATGCTGAACCACTCTCAGGTCGGTCAAGGCATCGGAATGAGCGGCAGGACCAATAGTATGGGCAGCTCAGGGCTGGGCAGCCCCAACCGCAGCTCGCCCAGTATCATCTGTATGCCCAAACAGCAACCAGCACGCCAGCCATTCACCATAAACAG CATGTCAGGATTTGGTATGAACCGCAATCAGGCTTTTGGGATGAACAATTCATTATCAAGCAACATCTTCAATGGCACAG ATGGGAGTGAGAATGTAACGGGACTGGATCTGACAGACTTCCCCGCGTTAGCAGACAGGAGTCGGAGAGAAGGGACTGGAAACCCAACACCGGTGCTCAACCCACTGGCTGGACGGGCTCCTTATG ttgGCATGGTGACGAAGCCATCAACTGAACAGACACAGGATTTCTCCATCCATAACGAGGACTTCCCTGCACTGCCTGGCCCAAACTATAAGGACCCCACGTTGAACAACGACGACAGCAAAACT aaCTTGAACTCCACGAGCAAGAGCACATCCAATGCAGATGGGCCCAAGTTCCCCGGAGACAAGACGGCCTCAGCACAGAACAACAACCAGAAGAAAGGGATCCAGGTGTTGCCCGATG GTCGGGTGACGAACATTCCCTCAGGAATGGTAACAGACCAATTCGGCATGATTGGCCTGCTGACGTTTATCCGGGCAGCGGAGACTGATCCGGGAATGGTCCATCTGGCACTAGGAAGTGACCTCACGACACTGGGACTCAACTTAAACTCACCAGA AAACTTGTACCCTAAGTTCGCCTCTCCTTGGGCTTCATCACCCTGTCGACCTCAAGACATTG ACTTCCATGTTCCCTCTGAATACTTAACCAATATCCACATAAGGGACAAG TTGGCGGCAATTAAACTGGCTCGATATGGTGAAGACCTGTTGTTCTACTTGTACTACATGAATGGTGGAGACCTACTACAGCTTCTGGCAGCAGTAGAGCT CTTTAACCGGGACTGGAGGTACCACAAAGAAGAGCGGGTTTGGATAACAAGGGCGCCTGGCATGGAGCCTACACTGAAGACCAACGCCTATGAGAGGGGAACCTACTACTTCTTTGATTGTCTTAACTGGAGGAAAGTAGCCAAG GAATTTCATCTGGAGTATGACAAGCTGGAGGAGAGGCCACACGTGCCAACAACATTCAACTACAACCCAGCCCAGCAGGCCTTCTAA